Sequence from the Qingrenia yutianensis genome:
TTTGGACTTTATCAAATCGTTTGGATTTTCAAAGGAATTTTCGTCCAACTTCACAAGTATGGCAATGATTTTCCTCGGCTCGTTTCTCACGGCGTTCAACGTGTACGACAAAATTGCGGAATACGGAAAAGCCGGCACGCTGGTGCCGATTACCGGCTTTGCAAACAGTATCGTTTCGGCGGCGATGGAGTTTAAAAGCGAGGGTTACATTTTGGGACTCGGCGCAAAAATGTTCACCGTTGCCGGCCCGGTTTTGGTGTTCGGTGCGATTTCGTCGGTGGTGTGCGGAATTATCTACTATATTTTTAAAATGCTGATGTAAAATTTATTACTTAATTATATCTCGGAGGCTAAAAATGACCAAAAAACTCGGAAAACAAACAGTTGAACTCAAAAGCCGTCCCGTCATTGCGGGGGCGTATTCGTCGGTTGGCAAAAAAGAGGGCGAGGGCCCTTTGGGAAAGTATTTCGACACTGTTTACAAAGACGAATTTCTGCATAAAAAAACGTGGGAACAGGCTGAAAGCGAACTTTTGCGCCAGACGGTTTTCGGCGCGGCGGCAAATGCGGCGGTGCCGTTTATCGATATTGACTATATTTTTGCCGGCGACCTTATCAATCAGTGCACTTCGTCCAGCTTTGCGATAAAGGATTTCGGCATTCCGTTTTTCGGCATTTTCGGCGCGTGCTCAACCATTGCGGAGGGACTGTCGCTCGCGTCTATGATGATTGACGGCGGTTTTGCCGAAAAGACAATCTGCGCCACCTCCAGCCATTTCTGCGGTGCGGAAAAACAGTTTCGTTTTCCGCTCGAATACGGCAGTACGCGCACGCC
This genomic interval carries:
- the spoVAC gene encoding stage V sporulation protein AC encodes the protein MGSLTKNQYDEMVKKASPNSKIAKDCIFAFLIGGAICAVGQVILDFIKSFGFSKEFSSNFTSMAMIFLGSFLTAFNVYDKIAEYGKAGTLVPITGFANSIVSAAMEFKSEGYILGLGAKMFTVAGPVLVFGAISSVVCGIIYYIFKMLM